A stretch of the Simiduia curdlanivorans genome encodes the following:
- a CDS encoding tetratricopeptide repeat protein gives MFEVQLTDMGGATVIKSFQCICLCVFSLSFCVATTAQEPASDYLISPDNSGEDNLTPIQRTSPEPKPSARNYLNAIEDIESDYGAYDLQLSQHLYSLGEQYQSLGEHEEAINVFTRAMHVQRINLGLYDMGQVPILENLIESQIALGEWESANERYQYLYWLHRRNYGNDDPRLLPIINKLSNWHLNAYALNISGGLFYHLINAHNLYQIAADIVSNTYGKNDLRMIDPLKGLTASNYFLATYQVENQNKLSVANGSMPAKEDERARLQQYIMNSYNSGRSAINRMVTVYSNNPDAPPASEFQAQVALGDWYLLFGKWHSAMEIYQDTYRKLAANDEHKALLEALFHQPVPLPDLPLIDMGKKTSINTEHFVLAKFEVSAYGRATHIDIIDAFPEDNSRMQSRVRRTLKQAKFRPRFDNGEAVDTQGITHRYLFSDEKP, from the coding sequence ATGTTCGAAGTTCAACTTACTGACATGGGCGGCGCAACTGTGATTAAGTCTTTCCAATGTATTTGCCTCTGTGTGTTCAGCTTGAGTTTTTGCGTCGCAACAACGGCACAAGAACCGGCAAGCGACTACTTAATATCGCCTGACAATTCCGGTGAAGATAACCTCACACCCATTCAACGAACGAGCCCAGAACCTAAACCGTCGGCGCGCAACTACCTCAATGCCATTGAAGATATTGAATCCGATTATGGCGCCTACGATTTACAGTTATCACAACATTTATATAGCTTGGGCGAGCAATATCAGAGCTTGGGTGAACACGAAGAAGCCATCAATGTGTTTACCCGCGCCATGCATGTGCAGCGGATAAACTTGGGCCTGTACGATATGGGCCAAGTGCCAATTTTAGAAAACCTCATTGAAAGTCAGATAGCCCTAGGCGAATGGGAAAGTGCCAACGAGCGCTATCAGTACTTGTATTGGTTACACCGCCGCAATTACGGCAACGATGATCCAAGGCTACTGCCCATCATCAACAAATTGAGCAACTGGCACCTTAATGCCTATGCGTTAAATATCAGCGGCGGTTTGTTTTACCATCTCATCAACGCCCACAATCTTTATCAAATTGCCGCCGATATTGTGTCTAACACCTACGGTAAAAATGATTTACGCATGATTGACCCACTCAAAGGGCTCACCGCATCGAATTATTTTCTCGCCACTTATCAGGTCGAAAATCAAAACAAGCTCTCTGTTGCCAATGGTTCAATGCCAGCTAAGGAAGACGAGCGGGCGCGATTGCAACAGTACATTATGAATAGCTATAACAGCGGGCGTTCAGCCATCAACCGCATGGTGACCGTGTACAGCAATAACCCCGACGCCCCACCGGCTTCCGAATTTCAAGCCCAAGTGGCGCTAGGTGATTGGTATTTATTGTTTGGCAAATGGCACTCTGCGATGGAAATCTATCAAGACACCTATCGAAAGCTGGCCGCAAACGATGAGCACAAGGCGCTACTCGAGGCGCTATTTCATCAACCCGTGCCACTCCCAGATCTTCCCTTAATTGATATGGGCAAAAAAACCTCGATCAACACCGAGCATTTTGTCTTGGCAAAATTTGAAGTCAGCGCCTATGGGCGCGCCACCCATATTGATATTATCGACGCCTTCCCGGAAGATAATAGCCGCATGCAATCACGGGTTCGGAGAACCCTAAAACAGGCAAAATTTCGCCCTCGGTTTGATAACGGTGAAGCAGTAGACACCCAGGGCATAACCCATCGCTACCTTTTTTCGGATGAAAAACCATGA
- a CDS encoding PEGA domain-containing protein, which translates to MTEKDLKQDDPSSNPNSPPAQSVIEPIAFTPHRTQVNKRRWQPSRQQWLIGTPLVLGLLIVVFLLTSRSVSIVTIPANAQYDISGGLHFKLANAWLLFNGQYQLDLEHPGYQPLKTAFTVTDDAEQQFVFEMDKMPGRLAIKLNNADISADVFIDDQPVGTTDTEIGQLSPGHHTLKLSHPRYLSHTESLTIEGLDKLQTLEITLNPAWANVQINTEPAGATLAIGETELGTTPGNFAILEGEQQLSLRLAGYKIWQDNFEFQAGEVIDMPLIKLQKSDGVIQLQSQPKGASVTVNGSFLGQTPLALSLRPNQQHTVKLFKEGYVDKQANVSIASGDSKALLISLVPALGKVALSSDIDNAELYVDGRLMGRPNQTLELPARPHVIRVEKAGFEPFEAEVTPKPELAQQLKIRLRTLDQAKWDKIPARIKTVTGQQLTLFKPNAQFTMGSSRREQGRRSNESLKSVSLTRAFYVSPLLVSNSDFVQYEKFHSSNHVNGNSLFGNDQPVVNVTWEQAAKYCNWLSAKQKLPAFYQEADGKIIGFNADATGYRLLTEAEWAWLARVQGKDGLRKYPWGDQLPPPKNAGNYGDRSAAALLGIVLLDYNDGYPVTSPVGKFAANDKGLYDMGGNAAEWVHDFYSVGTGLSLKTETDSLGPEKGDYHVIRGSSWAHGGITELRLAFRDYSAEKRNDVGFRVARFVEAKKP; encoded by the coding sequence ATGACTGAAAAGGATCTCAAGCAGGACGATCCCAGCTCGAACCCCAATTCACCACCCGCGCAATCGGTCATCGAACCTATTGCCTTTACCCCCCATAGAACTCAAGTTAACAAACGCCGCTGGCAACCGAGCCGGCAACAATGGCTCATCGGTACACCTCTAGTGCTTGGCTTGCTAATTGTTGTTTTTCTATTGACCTCGCGCTCGGTCAGCATCGTCACCATTCCGGCAAACGCTCAATACGACATTTCCGGCGGTTTACATTTTAAGCTAGCTAATGCTTGGCTGCTGTTTAACGGGCAATACCAACTCGACTTAGAACACCCGGGCTACCAACCACTAAAAACTGCTTTTACCGTTACCGACGATGCCGAGCAACAGTTTGTTTTTGAAATGGACAAAATGCCCGGCCGGCTCGCGATAAAACTTAATAACGCCGATATCAGCGCCGACGTCTTCATCGACGACCAACCCGTCGGTACAACGGATACCGAGATTGGCCAACTCTCTCCTGGCCATCACACGCTCAAGCTGAGCCATCCGCGCTATTTAAGTCACACAGAAAGCCTGACCATTGAAGGCTTAGATAAGCTACAAACTCTGGAAATCACGCTTAACCCCGCATGGGCCAACGTGCAAATCAATACCGAGCCGGCGGGCGCCACACTTGCCATTGGCGAAACAGAACTCGGCACCACGCCGGGTAACTTTGCCATACTAGAGGGCGAGCAGCAGCTGTCCTTGCGCTTAGCGGGCTATAAAATCTGGCAAGACAACTTCGAGTTTCAAGCCGGCGAAGTAATCGACATGCCGCTCATCAAGCTACAGAAATCCGATGGTGTGATCCAATTACAAAGCCAACCCAAGGGTGCCAGCGTCACCGTCAATGGAAGTTTCTTAGGCCAAACACCGCTGGCCTTATCACTGCGGCCAAACCAACAACATACCGTTAAACTTTTCAAAGAAGGTTATGTTGATAAGCAAGCCAATGTGAGCATTGCCTCCGGCGACAGCAAAGCGCTGTTAATCTCACTGGTACCCGCGTTAGGAAAAGTTGCCCTCAGCAGCGACATCGACAACGCCGAGCTGTACGTGGACGGCAGGCTTATGGGGCGCCCCAATCAAACACTCGAACTACCTGCGAGACCCCATGTCATCAGAGTAGAAAAAGCTGGCTTCGAACCCTTTGAAGCCGAGGTAACGCCAAAGCCAGAGCTGGCGCAGCAGCTCAAAATCAGATTGCGCACGCTCGATCAAGCCAAGTGGGATAAAATTCCCGCGCGGATAAAAACGGTTACCGGCCAACAGCTCACACTTTTTAAACCCAATGCACAATTTACCATGGGCTCCTCTCGGCGCGAGCAGGGTCGACGCTCAAATGAGTCGCTTAAATCGGTGTCGCTCACTCGGGCTTTTTATGTATCGCCGCTGTTGGTCAGCAACAGTGATTTTGTCCAATACGAAAAGTTTCACTCGTCCAACCATGTCAACGGCAATAGTTTATTTGGCAATGATCAACCCGTGGTCAACGTCACCTGGGAACAGGCGGCAAAGTACTGTAATTGGCTGTCAGCGAAACAAAAGCTGCCCGCGTTTTACCAAGAGGCGGATGGAAAAATTATTGGCTTTAATGCCGATGCAACGGGCTACCGGCTGCTAACAGAAGCCGAGTGGGCATGGTTGGCGCGGGTGCAGGGCAAAGATGGCCTACGCAAATACCCTTGGGGCGATCAATTACCGCCCCCCAAAAACGCCGGCAATTATGGCGATCGCAGCGCCGCCGCCCTACTCGGCATCGTTTTACTAGACTATAACGACGGCTACCCCGTCACCTCGCCCGTGGGCAAGTTTGCCGCTAACGACAAAGGTCTCTACGACATGGGCGGCAACGCGGCGGAATGGGTGCACGATTTCTACAGCGTCGGAACCGGTCTATCCTTAAAGACAGAAACAGATTCACTCGGCCCAGAAAAGGGTGATTACCATGTTATTCGCGGTTCGAGTTGGGCCCATGGCGGCATTACCGAATTGCGCTTAGCCTTTCGCGATTACAGCGCCGAGAAACGCAATGATGTGGGCTTTAGAGTTGCCCGTTTTGTAGAGGCGAAAAAACCATGA
- a CDS encoding MotA/TolQ/ExbB proton channel family protein, with protein MKRHTGSEFIFQLFALLLAIIIVHAVYVSLIRPTANALLEEQMALQASGQAYVAQRSMYVVLRDYEQEACFILMLWAMAIMGLKARNGFVEQKLLDQQLLPIDSSTSVLPEDTRALSRNIENLPPSQRYLLVPRVLLAALQRFGATHNIGDTANVAKEVCDAESDRLDSELAMVRYIAWAIPSIGFIGTVRGIGEALGQAHRAVEGDIAGVTVSLGVAFNSTFVALVISIVIMFFTHQLQLLQERLVLNAQNYCDEKLLKQLKADK; from the coding sequence ATGAAACGCCACACCGGCTCAGAATTTATTTTCCAACTCTTCGCACTATTGCTCGCCATTATCATCGTGCACGCCGTCTACGTATCGCTCATTCGCCCCACAGCCAATGCGCTGCTGGAAGAGCAAATGGCGCTGCAAGCGTCGGGTCAGGCCTATGTGGCGCAACGCTCTATGTATGTAGTGCTGCGCGACTACGAGCAAGAAGCCTGCTTTATTCTCATGCTGTGGGCCATGGCCATTATGGGTTTAAAAGCGCGCAATGGCTTCGTGGAACAAAAATTATTAGACCAACAACTTTTACCCATAGATAGCAGCACCAGCGTGCTGCCAGAAGACACCCGCGCCCTGTCGCGCAATATCGAAAACTTGCCACCCAGCCAACGCTACCTACTGGTGCCACGGGTACTTTTAGCCGCGCTACAAAGATTCGGCGCCACCCACAATATCGGCGATACGGCGAACGTGGCCAAGGAAGTTTGCGACGCCGAATCCGATCGCCTCGATAGCGAGCTGGCCATGGTGAGATATATTGCTTGGGCTATTCCGTCAATCGGATTTATCGGTACGGTAAGGGGAATCGGCGAAGCCTTGGGTCAAGCTCATCGCGCCGTTGAAGGTGATATTGCCGGTGTTACTGTCAGCCTAGGGGTCGCCTTCAACTCCACCTTTGTCGCCTTGGTAATCAGCATTGTCATTATGTTTTTCACCCATCAACTACAGCTGTTGCAGGAGCGGCTGGTGTTAAATGCACAAAATTATTGCGATGAAAAATTACTTAAACAATTAAAAGCCGACAAATAG
- a CDS encoding vWA domain-containing protein codes for MARKKRGFSTFSLSFLDIMSCGFGAVALIFLIIKHDVDTRADLQTENTNAEVTMLDEEIRIGKEGLVALRNTLSALDQEHAEAQGLARRILEDVNLTQGKLDEFSSRDIEAEIQRLKEEKEQLQTEIEKLKAEDQQRGQDALRYTGDGDRQYLTGLKLGGSRILILIDSSASMLDEKLINIIRTRNMSDEVKREAPKWRRATATVKWLAAQLPQQSQYQIYRFNTDVNPVLEGTYGQWLKVSDQKQLELGILNLRKVAPTGGTSLEKTFHAVNGLNPRPDNIILITDGLPTQGMSQPKRNTITGPEREKLFKSAVDLLPKGVPINVILAPMEGDPMAAAHFWYLSQITQGSFISPSKDWP; via the coding sequence ATGGCGCGTAAAAAGCGAGGCTTTTCTACCTTCTCACTTTCGTTCCTCGACATCATGTCCTGCGGATTTGGTGCGGTTGCCCTTATTTTCCTCATCATTAAGCACGATGTCGATACGCGCGCCGACCTACAAACAGAAAACACCAACGCCGAAGTGACCATGCTGGACGAGGAGATTCGCATCGGCAAAGAGGGTCTGGTTGCGCTCCGCAACACCCTATCGGCGCTAGACCAAGAACACGCAGAAGCACAAGGCTTAGCGCGCCGTATTCTCGAAGACGTCAATCTAACCCAAGGTAAACTGGACGAGTTTTCTAGCCGAGACATCGAAGCCGAGATACAGCGTTTAAAAGAAGAAAAAGAACAATTGCAAACCGAGATAGAGAAGCTCAAAGCCGAGGATCAGCAACGCGGTCAAGATGCACTGCGCTATACCGGCGATGGCGACAGACAATACCTGACCGGCCTCAAATTGGGTGGCTCGCGTATTTTAATACTGATCGACAGCTCGGCCAGCATGCTCGATGAAAAGCTCATTAACATTATCCGCACCCGGAATATGAGTGATGAGGTAAAGCGCGAGGCGCCCAAGTGGCGCCGCGCTACCGCGACAGTGAAATGGCTAGCCGCCCAACTACCACAGCAAAGCCAATATCAAATATACCGCTTTAACACCGACGTAAACCCCGTACTGGAGGGCACCTACGGCCAGTGGCTAAAAGTCTCAGATCAAAAGCAATTGGAGCTCGGTATTTTAAATTTGCGAAAAGTAGCGCCGACTGGCGGCACCAGTTTGGAAAAAACCTTTCACGCCGTGAATGGGTTAAACCCCCGCCCTGATAACATCATTCTTATTACCGACGGCCTGCCCACCCAAGGCATGAGCCAGCCGAAGCGCAACACAATTACCGGCCCCGAGCGAGAAAAACTGTTTAAAAGCGCCGTCGATTTGCTGCCCAAGGGCGTGCCCATTAACGTGATTTTAGCGCCCATGGAGGGCGACCCCATGGCAGCGGCGCATTTTTGGTACTTGTCACAGATCACGCAAGGCTCTTTTATTAGCCCCTCGAAGGACTGGCCATAA
- a CDS encoding vWA domain-containing protein, protein MKRNRRETDEFNVSFLDVICCGFGAIVLLLMITKTVPPVVLEQTDSAQKGQVADLQRQLFEIRGETAILNRDLNAKHEQLDAETKRIAILRGKQRELEARYASLARQASSEDNELGKLARATQTLSAEMQRLLGNRFERKNDIIGGIPVDSEYIIFIIDTSGSMFNYAWPRMMDELISVLDIYPQVKGIQILNDMGGYMYTSYRDDWIPDTPSRRQAIISRLRTWNPFSNSSPVEGIQKAVRSFYDPNKQISIYVFGDEFTGDSITQVVNIVDRLNHHSDGGEPRVRIHAVGFPVQFDARSSNQITGIRFAALMRELTYRNGGTFVGLNDYRRRR, encoded by the coding sequence ATGAAACGCAACCGCCGCGAAACCGACGAGTTTAACGTCTCATTTTTAGACGTTATTTGCTGTGGCTTTGGCGCGATTGTTTTGTTGCTGATGATTACTAAAACTGTACCGCCAGTGGTGCTCGAACAAACCGATAGCGCGCAGAAAGGCCAAGTGGCAGACCTACAGCGTCAGCTGTTTGAGATTCGCGGTGAAACCGCTATTTTGAACCGCGATCTGAACGCCAAACATGAACAACTCGATGCCGAAACCAAGCGCATCGCCATATTGCGCGGCAAACAGCGAGAGCTAGAAGCGCGCTATGCCTCCCTCGCCCGTCAAGCGAGTAGTGAAGATAACGAACTGGGCAAACTCGCCAGAGCAACCCAAACACTGTCGGCGGAAATGCAGCGTTTGCTCGGCAATCGCTTCGAGCGAAAAAATGACATCATCGGCGGGATTCCCGTCGACAGCGAATACATTATTTTTATCATCGACACCTCCGGCAGTATGTTCAATTACGCCTGGCCGCGAATGATGGATGAGCTGATTTCGGTGCTGGATATTTACCCGCAAGTTAAAGGCATTCAAATCCTAAACGACATGGGCGGCTACATGTACACCAGTTACCGCGACGACTGGATTCCCGATACGCCTTCGCGCCGACAAGCCATTATTTCGCGTTTAAGAACCTGGAACCCTTTTAGTAATTCCAGCCCGGTCGAGGGCATTCAAAAAGCCGTGCGGAGTTTTTACGACCCCAACAAACAAATTAGCATCTACGTATTTGGCGATGAGTTCACCGGCGATTCTATCACCCAGGTGGTGAATATCGTCGACCGGCTCAACCACCACAGCGATGGCGGCGAACCGCGCGTGCGTATTCACGCCGTGGGCTTTCCGGTCCAGTTCGACGCGCGCTCGTCAAACCAAATTACCGGTATTCGCTTTGCCGCCCTGATGCGCGAATTAACCTATCGAAACGGCGGCACCTTTGTTGGACTCAACGACTATAGACGCAGACGCTAA
- a CDS encoding M48 family metalloprotease has product MTLQRTLLAALGFIGVLGATSCAINPATGTPDFVFMSEDSEISKGKEIHQQIIASTPVYQDPALNAYVNEVGQRLAKVGDRPELTYTFTIIDSPDINAFALPGGYIYINRGLIGYLSNEAQLAAVLAHEIAHVTARHTVRQDAARKGAGAVSVATVITTGSMVVADAADLWTGAAVSGYGRDMELEADSFGAQYLYRAHYDPEAMIDVISILKDQERYARYRAKEAGKKQQSYHGVFSTHPRNDQRLQEVIATAGTLPEDADKQLNTDIFRQKTNGLVVGINYDMALPGQENRYIHAKLGFTFVHPEGWAVENQRSALAVKPADAHTQLTLGIAMLKVPMEPSAYLRDELNIGLLTQSEPLNQFGLVGHMGVVSAKESQPATRVAVLFQGNRAYNFSGVITKDEDDDNFKKIISTFQPAKAPPKGASKHLRYVKANANTTYQALSDHGRLGQHGPDQLRLLNGDYPRGEPTPGEWIKIVE; this is encoded by the coding sequence ATGACACTTCAACGAACCCTACTCGCAGCGCTCGGCTTTATAGGCGTGCTCGGCGCCACCAGCTGCGCCATAAACCCTGCCACTGGCACGCCAGATTTTGTTTTCATGAGCGAAGACAGCGAAATAAGCAAAGGCAAGGAAATACACCAACAAATTATTGCCTCAACACCGGTATACCAAGACCCGGCGTTAAACGCCTATGTCAACGAAGTGGGCCAGCGCTTGGCAAAGGTTGGCGACAGACCTGAACTCACTTACACCTTTACCATCATCGATAGCCCCGATATCAATGCCTTCGCCCTTCCCGGCGGTTATATTTATATCAACCGAGGCTTGATTGGCTACCTCAGCAATGAAGCGCAGCTCGCCGCCGTACTCGCACACGAAATTGCCCACGTCACCGCGCGCCACACCGTGCGCCAAGATGCCGCGCGCAAAGGTGCCGGTGCGGTATCCGTCGCCACAGTCATCACCACCGGCAGCATGGTCGTTGCCGATGCGGCAGACTTGTGGACGGGTGCCGCCGTATCCGGCTACGGCCGCGATATGGAATTGGAAGCCGATAGTTTTGGCGCGCAGTATTTATACCGTGCCCACTACGATCCAGAAGCCATGATCGATGTCATCAGCATATTGAAAGACCAAGAGCGCTACGCCCGCTACCGCGCAAAAGAAGCCGGCAAAAAGCAGCAGAGCTACCACGGTGTTTTCTCCACCCACCCACGCAATGACCAACGCTTGCAAGAAGTGATAGCGACGGCCGGCACATTGCCAGAGGATGCCGATAAACAACTTAACACCGACATCTTTCGCCAAAAGACCAACGGCTTGGTGGTGGGCATTAACTATGACATGGCCTTGCCCGGCCAAGAAAATCGCTACATCCATGCCAAGCTCGGCTTTACTTTTGTTCACCCGGAGGGATGGGCCGTTGAAAATCAACGCAGTGCCTTGGCGGTAAAACCGGCCGATGCTCACACCCAACTCACTCTGGGCATCGCTATGTTAAAAGTGCCCATGGAGCCCAGCGCCTATTTACGCGATGAATTAAACATTGGCTTGCTAACGCAATCGGAACCGTTAAATCAATTTGGCTTGGTGGGTCATATGGGCGTTGTGAGCGCCAAGGAATCACAACCCGCCACCCGTGTCGCCGTGCTCTTTCAAGGCAATCGCGCTTACAATTTTTCCGGTGTCATTACCAAAGATGAGGACGATGATAACTTTAAAAAGATCATCAGCACTTTCCAGCCCGCCAAGGCGCCACCGAAAGGCGCCTCGAAACATTTACGCTATGTTAAGGCGAACGCCAACACCACCTATCAGGCTCTGTCAGACCACGGTCGCCTGGGTCAACATGGCCCAGATCAATTGCGCCTGCTCAATGGCGACTATCCCCGTGGCGAACCCACACCAGGCGAATGGATTAAAATTGTCGAATAA
- a CDS encoding long-chain-fatty-acid--CoA ligase, with translation MLGQMMNTPLTTTSIMHFAEKVYANSEIVSVTADNPNHRYTYADAFKRVRKLANALAKLGAKKGDCIATLAWNDYRHFELYYGISCSSMVCHTINPRLFPEQLQYIINHAEDQFLFIDVMFIPLLEKLAPSLTKVKGFIVLTTAEMMPKQTTLKNLHCYETLLANEADTFDWPAIDENDASALCYTSGTTGNPKGVLYSHRATILHTYATAMPDVFGISVRDVVLPIVPMFHVNGWGLVYTCPMIGAKLVMPGPKMGDGETLCKLINQEAVTVSAGVPTVWLALLNYLEQSQQQIPTLTRVVTGGAACPQPIFDNFREKHGVEVHQAWGMTEMSPLGTYNTLKPHMVNWSEPEKTKVRLKQGRPAYGVELKITDDHNNELPWDGKSSGAVKVRGPWVIQRYFKAEHDACDADGWFETGDVAVMDSEGYMNITDRTKDVIKSGGEWISSIELENCAMTHPQVLEAAVIGINHPKWTERPLLVVVAKPNQVIDKAGLLKWFDGKVASWWIPEACELVDELPHTATGKVSKKDLRVTFEGYVWPSV, from the coding sequence ATGTTAGGGCAAATGATGAACACCCCTTTAACCACCACCAGCATCATGCACTTTGCTGAAAAGGTCTACGCCAACAGCGAAATTGTGAGCGTTACCGCAGACAACCCGAATCATCGCTACACCTATGCCGATGCCTTTAAACGGGTGCGCAAGCTCGCCAACGCGCTGGCAAAACTGGGCGCTAAAAAAGGCGACTGCATCGCGACATTGGCATGGAACGACTATCGCCACTTTGAGCTCTATTACGGTATTTCCTGTTCGAGTATGGTGTGCCACACCATCAATCCGCGTCTGTTTCCCGAACAGCTGCAATACATTATCAATCACGCCGAAGATCAGTTTCTTTTCATCGATGTGATGTTTATTCCGCTGCTGGAAAAGCTGGCACCAAGCCTAACAAAGGTAAAAGGCTTTATCGTGTTAACCACAGCCGAGATGATGCCCAAACAAACAACCTTAAAAAATCTCCATTGTTACGAAACCTTATTGGCGAACGAAGCGGACACCTTTGACTGGCCAGCTATAGACGAAAACGATGCCAGCGCACTGTGTTATACCTCGGGCACTACGGGCAACCCTAAAGGTGTTTTATACTCGCACCGCGCCACCATATTGCACACCTACGCCACCGCCATGCCCGATGTCTTTGGTATTTCAGTGCGCGATGTGGTGTTGCCCATTGTGCCCATGTTTCACGTCAACGGCTGGGGTTTGGTGTACACCTGCCCGATGATTGGCGCAAAGCTGGTTATGCCGGGGCCGAAAATGGGCGACGGTGAAACCCTGTGCAAACTGATCAACCAGGAAGCCGTCACCGTATCCGCGGGTGTACCGACTGTGTGGCTGGCGCTGCTAAATTATTTAGAGCAAAGCCAACAGCAAATTCCCACCCTTACCCGTGTCGTTACCGGTGGTGCGGCTTGCCCGCAGCCTATCTTCGACAACTTTCGCGAGAAGCACGGCGTAGAAGTGCACCAAGCATGGGGTATGACGGAAATGAGCCCGCTCGGCACTTACAACACGTTGAAGCCGCACATGGTCAATTGGTCGGAGCCAGAAAAAACCAAGGTGCGGTTAAAGCAAGGCCGCCCGGCCTACGGTGTCGAATTGAAAATCACAGACGATCACAACAACGAATTACCCTGGGATGGAAAATCGTCCGGCGCCGTAAAAGTGCGCGGGCCGTGGGTTATTCAGCGCTACTTCAAAGCAGAACATGACGCCTGCGACGCCGACGGCTGGTTTGAAACCGGCGACGTTGCCGTGATGGATAGCGAAGGCTATATGAACATCACCGATCGCACAAAAGACGTGATCAAATCCGGTGGCGAATGGATTTCTTCTATCGAGCTCGAGAATTGCGCCATGACCCACCCGCAAGTGCTCGAGGCGGCCGTGATAGGTATTAATCACCCGAAATGGACTGAGCGACCACTGCTCGTTGTAGTCGCTAAACCAAACCAAGTTATCGACAAAGCTGGACTGCTAAAATGGTTCGACGGAAAAGTGGCTAGCTGGTGGATACCGGAAGCGTGCGAACTGGTAGACGAACTGCCCCACACAGCCACAGGTAAAGTCAGCAAAAAAGATTTACGGGTTACCTTCGAAGGCTATGTCTGGCCATCAGTCTAA
- a CDS encoding esterase/lipase family protein, translated as MIKVITLLLVGMVPTLAQAACVILLHGLARSPSSMESLEQALTSEGFKAVNLGYPSRQFAIDELAELAITPALEHCAKEDDIHFVTHSLGGILVRQYLTEYKIDNLKYVVMLGPPNQGSEVVDKLEAVPGFHFINGDAGLQLGTGALSVPNSLGPANFNVGIIAGSKSINWILSALIPGTDDGKVAVERTTLEGMNDHVELPVTHPFMMNNDQVISEVIYYLKRGQFSAREGK; from the coding sequence ATGATAAAAGTTATTACGCTCTTACTCGTTGGTATGGTGCCAACACTGGCCCAAGCCGCCTGTGTCATTTTACTGCACGGTCTCGCCCGTTCACCCAGCTCTATGGAAAGCCTTGAACAGGCGCTCACCAGCGAGGGGTTTAAGGCCGTAAATCTTGGTTACCCATCGCGCCAATTTGCCATTGATGAACTTGCAGAACTTGCCATTACACCCGCACTTGAACATTGCGCTAAAGAGGATGACATTCATTTTGTCACCCACTCCTTGGGTGGCATTTTGGTGCGCCAATACTTAACCGAATACAAAATAGACAATTTAAAGTATGTGGTGATGCTGGGGCCGCCCAACCAAGGTAGCGAAGTTGTCGATAAACTCGAGGCAGTGCCCGGCTTTCACTTCATCAATGGCGACGCCGGGCTGCAGTTGGGCACCGGCGCGCTCAGCGTGCCAAATAGTCTCGGCCCCGCTAATTTTAATGTGGGTATTATTGCCGGCAGCAAAAGTATCAATTGGATACTCTCAGCCTTAATTCCGGGCACAGACGATGGCAAAGTTGCTGTTGAGCGCACCACACTCGAGGGCATGAACGACCATGTCGAACTGCCCGTAACCCATCCGTTCATGATGAACAATGATCAGGTTATTAGCGAAGTAATTTATTATCTTAAACGTGGGCAGTTTAGTGCGCGGGAGGGGAAGTAG